In Daphnia magna isolate NIES linkage group LG7, ASM2063170v1.1, whole genome shotgun sequence, a single genomic region encodes these proteins:
- the LOC116928636 gene encoding nuclear pore complex protein Nup98-Nup96-like, translating to MVLYGTILTIPRSRHPVGIVLRRCGYSVIPSLEELAKQGLDQNGECIVTSFTIIRQGYGKILFEGPLDVAHLNLDDIVSMGCKMVAVYPDVSMKPSEGEGLNRRAEITLYSLWPLDKSTGNYITYPQYQRNRSTLPRFENRFARDLHNIQATFIFYSPEKGALRFQVNNFSQYAMDGCLYVNTIGINLRCQLQLGNN from the exons ATGGTGTTGTATGGGACAATTTTGACCATCCCA AGGTCTCGTCACCCTGTCGGAATAGTTTTACGTCGTTGTGGATATTCAGTAATACCGAGTTTGGAAGAACTTGCAAAGCAAGGATTGGATCAAAATGGAGAGTGTATTGTTACTTCATTTACTATAATTCGTCAAGGGTATGGTAAAATTCTTTTCGAAGGCCCTTTGGATGTTGCTCATTTGAATCTGGATGACATTG TATCAATGGGTTGCAAGATGGTGGCTGTATACCCAGACGTATCCATGAAACCAAGTGAAGGAGAGGGGCTCAATCGCAGAGCTGAAATCACTTTATACAGTTTATGGCCTTTAGATAAGTCCACTGGAAATTACATCACTTATCCCCAATACCAACGCAATAGATCAACTCTTCCTCGTTTTGAAAATCGATTTGCACGTGATTTACACAATATTCAAGCAACATTCATTTTCTATTCACCAGAAAAAGGAGCGTTGCGTTTCCAAGTGAACAATTTCTCCCAATATGCAATGGATGGTTGTTTGTATGTGAATACGATTGGAATCAATTTGAGATGCCAATTACAACTTGGAAATAACTAG
- the LOC123474529 gene encoding uncharacterized protein LOC123474529, translated as MYVDESHEDWDEFLGFVTIAYNTARQESTNHTPFMMVYGREAVIPADLLAASGPSQTKLVGAEDLMKAMMEIREDVKDRLAMVQQRQKTQYDARVSAAPVYEPGDLVLIFRPQRKKGLAEKLLHQYVGPYKVIRQVTELN; from the coding sequence ATGTACGTGGATGAGAGCCACGAAGACTGGGATGAATTCCTGGGATTTGTGACTATTGCATACAACACCGCGCGACAGGAGAGTACCAACCACACACCTTTCATGATGGTGTATGGAAGGGAAGCGGTGATTCCAGCGGATCTGCTGGCGGCGTCGGGGCCAAGCCAGACGAAGCTCGTCGGTGCAGAAGACCTAATGAAGGCGATGATGGAGATTAGAGAAGACGTAAAGGACCGGCTGGCCATGGTACAGCAACGTCAGAAGACGCAGTACGATGCCAGAGTCAGTGCAGCACCAGTGTACGAACCCGGAGACCTAGTGTTAATCTTTCGCCCGCAGCGGAAGAAGGGGCTCGCGGAAAAGTTACTGCATCAATACGTCGGGCCCTACAAAGTGATCAGGCAGGTCACGGAGCTGAACTAG